The DNA segment CGTCGCCGACCGTTTACAATGCTGTTTCTCGATACTCCGCACGACGGGCATTCCGTCCAACGAGCGGACGCCGTTCTGCATTCCCAGAGGATTCCTTGAGCGCGAAGCCAACGTTAAGCAAACCCATCGGTACAGGCGAGGCGTCGTCGCCATCCGTCGTTTTCCGGCGCTTGTGGCCGTATATCAAGCCGTTGCTCTGGGTGATCGTCGGCGCGGTGATCGCCATGGCAGTGAGCGCCGGCACCGACGCGGCCATTCCCGCGCTGCTCAAGCCCCTGCTGGACAAAGGTTTCGGCGCCCACGCGAGCGACAAGGCCGCATGGTTCGTGCCGATGGCGGTGATCGGCCTCGCACTGGTTCGCGGCGTGTCGCAGTATGCGTCCGGCTATCTGCTCGCGTATGTGTCGAACCGGATCCTGCTCGAACTGCGTCTGACAATGTTCAACCGCATGATTCACACGAGCGTCGCGTTCTTCCAGCGCGAAACCGCGAGTACGGTGATCAATGCGATCGTCTTCGAGGTCAACCAGATCCTGAACGTGCTGCTGAGCGTCATGGTCACGCTGGTGCGCGATTCGCTGACGGTCATCTTCCTGCTCGGCTACCTGTTCTATCTGAACTGGCGTCTCACGCTGATCGTCGCCGTACTGCTGCCGGGGATCGGCTGGCTGGTCGGCAAGATCAACCGGCGTTTGCGCCGCCTGAACCGCGAGCATCAGCTGCTGACCAACGAACTGTCGTATATCGTCGAAGAAACCGTGGGCGGCTACAAGGTCGTCAAGGTGCATAACGGCGAGCAATACGAGATCGACCGCTTCACGTCGATGAGCAAGCGCCTGCGCGGCTACGCCATGCGCATGACCGTTTCCGGCGGCCTCGCACAACCATTGACGCAGTTCCTCGCGTCGATCGCGCTCGCGGTCGTGATTACAATCGCGGTGGTGCAGTCGTCGTCGGATCAGACTACGGTCGGCGGCTTCGTTGCATTCGTCACGTCCATGCTGCTGATCATCTCGCCGTTGAAGCACCTGATGGACGTGAACCAGCCGCTGCAACGCGGCATGACGGCATGTGAGCTGATCTTCGGCCTGATCGACGAGCCGTCCGAGCCCGAAGGCGGCGGCAAGACACTCGATCGCGCGCGCGGCGAAGTGGAGTTTCGTGACGTGACCTTCACGTATGGCAGCAACGCGACGCACAAGCGCCACACGCTCGACCAGGTGTCGTTCAAAGTGGCGCCGGGTGAAATGGTGGCGCTGGCGGGCCCGTCCGGCGGCGGCAAAACCACGCTCGTGAACCTGCTGCCGCGCTTTTTCGACCCCACGGCCGGCACCATTCTCGTCGACGGTGTCGCATTGCCGGAATACGACCTGCATGCGCTGCGCAGTCAGGTGGCGATGGTGAGCCAGGACGTGGTGCTATTTAATGACACCGTGGCGAACAACGTCGCGTACGGACAGGCCGCGGATGCGCACAAGGTCGAGGCGGCGCTGCGCGCGGCCAACTTGTGGGATACGGTCGAGGCCATGCCGAACGGTATCGACACGCTCGTCGGCGATAACGGCATGATGCTCTCGGGTGGGCAGCGGCAGCGTCTCGCGATTGCACGCGCCATCTACAAGGATGCTCCGATCCTGATTCTCGACGAGGCAACCTCCGCACTCGATTCCGAATCCGAGCGCCACGTGCAGGCCGCGCTGGAGACGCTGATGAAGGGTCGCACGACGCTCGTCATCGCGCACCGCCTGTCGACGATCGAACGCGCGGATCGCATTCTGGTGATGGACGCAGGGCGCATTGTCGAGCGGGGCAGCCATCGCGAATTGCTGGGACAGAACGGGTTGTACGCGCATCTGCACCGGATCCAGTTTCAGCAGAACGCGGCGTAGCCTCGCTGTACCTTGTAAGTCGTGCCGGGGCAGCGCCGCGGCACGACTTACGGCCCGACCGGAGCGCTGTGCAGGCGCTGTTGCGTCGGCGTTTATCGCACCATGTCGTCTGGCCCTGCCATATGTCCAGATGCCGGGCGCTGGGCGCTAACGCCGGCCACTTTCCTCAGCCGGCGTTTTCAACCAGCGTTTTCAGTCAGCGTATTTAGCCTGCGTTTTCAGCCAGCGTCTTCCGCCAGCCTCTTTGGCCACCGTCACCGCCCGTTCTTCCGCACGATCCGTTTGAGCCAGATGCCCGGCGCGTAGACCGCTGGACAGCTCGCATACAGAAACATGCGCAAACGCAGTCCGAGCTTCACGTCACGACTGCCGACGAGCAGCCGAGCGCGTTCGCCCCATCCGCGAGCATCGAACATCGCGTGAATGAACTGCTCGCGCGCCAGTTTGGGCGCCATCGCCTCGCGCATGCGCTCACCGATGCCGGCTATCTCCGCGTCGCGTTGCAATTGCGCAAGCTCGGCCAGCCCATAGCGATTACTCTGGCGCATCCGCGCGATCAGTTCCTCGACCGAGTTGTAGCGGCGCTTGCGCGACAGTCCGCCGCGCCGGTAGCGCACGAGTGGCTCGTGCAGGCTGACCGCGCCGCCCGACAGGATCGCGCGCAGCACCATGATCTGATCCTCGGCGGCGGCGCCGGGCAGCATCGGGCCGAAGCGCTCGAACAGACGCCGCGACCACGTGTGCGCCGCGCCGACGAGCCACGGGCGGCGCGCGTGCCAGTCGTCGAAACTTCGGTAGTCGTCGAGCCTCGTTGGACTCATGTGTTCGTGCACGTTGCCCGCTTCGTCCATGTCGGCGAGATCGGTCGCGATCAGGTCCGGCCGCCGGCCGTGCTGCAGCCAGCACTCCACCACCCGCGCGCAGCGTTGGGGCGCGGACATGTCGTCGCCCGCGGCCACGAACAGCAGTTCGCCTTGCGCCATCTGCGCAAGCTGCGACAGATGGGCGCTAATGCCCTGATTCGTCGAGTTGCGGCGCACGCTCACGCGGTGCGGGCCGTGATAGCCGGCGATCGCGGCTTGCATGGCGGCGAACGTGCCGTCGCTGGAGGCGTCGTCGGAAATGATGATTTCGAGCGGCTGGTAGGTCTGCGCGAGTGCGCTGCGGATCGCGTCGGCAATCTGCCTGTCCTGGTTGTACGCGATCAGCAGCATCGAGACCAGCGGGCGCGCGGCATCCGGCGCGGCGCTGCCGCCGTCGGAAGTGGCGCGGGCGGGGCGAGCGGGTGAGGGGGTCGGTGTCGGGCTGTCGGTCATGAAAAACGTGATGAATGCGGTTCGTGCGATTTTAATGGGTGGTGGCCAGCCGACGTCACGTTGGCGATGCTGCTGCCGCGCGAGGGCATCCTTTACAATTGCCGCTCCTCCGATCAATCCGCACGCGCGCGTTCGCCGCGCGCGTGCCTTTGCCGAGACCGATCCTTGTCCGACCCGCTCCGCCGCCCGCTGACCGACCTCGCGCTGACCGCCCAGGCGCTGAAAAACAGCGGCGGCGCCGAACGCTACACGCGCGACGTGATTGCCGGTCTGCATCGGATGGGTTTGCGCCCGACGCTTTTTGCGCGCGAAATCGATCGTGCGCTGCCTGAAGCGGAATGGATCGACGCGCAGCCGCTCAACGTGAGCTGGGCGCCGCGCAAGTTGCGCAATCTCGCCTTCGACTGGCGGCTGAAGCAGCGGCTCAAACGGCACCGCCCCGCGTGCGTGTTTTCGATCAACCACTCCACGCATGCGGACGTCGCGTTGTGCGGCGGTACGCATCCCGGCTCGCTCGAAGCCGCGGGGCGTGCGCCGCGTCGCAGCGACGAATGGCAGATCGAACTGGAGCGGCGCGTCTATCGCGACGCGCGTTCGATCGTCGCGCATTCGCAATTGATGAGCCGCGAATTGCAGCGCTTTTATCGCGTACCGGCTGAACGCATCGACGTGCTGTATCCGCCCGTGGACACCGCCCGTTTCCGGCCGTTAAGCGATGCAGCGCGCGCCGAGGTGCGACGTCAGTTCGATTTGCCCGACGATCGCGTGATCTTCGTATTCTCTTCGACGAGCCATGAGCGCAAAGGCTATCCGTTGCTGGAAGCGTTTTTTGCGCAGACGTCGCTGCCGGTATGCCTCGTGGTCGTCGGGCGGCCAGTGCCGAAAACCAGTGAGACGATCCGCTATGCCGGCTACAGCAAGGAGATTGAAAAGCTCTTTGGGGCGGCTGATTTCACGGTCGTCGCGTCGGCTTATGAACCGTTTGGACTGGTTGGCGTGGAGTCGGTGATGTGCGGCACACCGCTCGTGATCGCCGATAACGTCGGCTCGGCGGAGACCGTCACCGGCGCGGCCAAGATCGAATTTTCGCGGCACTCGCCGGGCAGTTTCGAGCGGGCCGTCCACGCGGCGGTGGAGCGTGCGCAAAGTGGTCACGCACGCATTGCGCGGCCGCTCGACAGCCTCGTGTACGACCCGAGCGTCGACGCGCATGTCGCCGCGCTGTACCGGCTATTTACGCGCTGAGCGCGACGGCCAGGGTCTGGTGCATGCGGGCCGCGACCAGATTGCGCAAAGCGGATGGCGGCGCGGCGCGTGTGGTTCGCCATTGCGCGTGCGCAACGGCGAGCGAATTCAAGCAGACCTGGACCAGCGTCCAGCCGACCGGCGTCAAGCCTCGACGCGAGGCGTCTGCGGCGTTGCTTGCGCCACACCGGCGCGCGCCGCCGCGAGTTCACGTTTTCTCGCGTCGATAACGGCCAGAAAGGCGGCAACCAGCAGCGAAAGCAGTACGGTGACCATGATCGGCACGAGAACGTCGATCGTGAGGCCGAAAATAACGGTGCTCGTGGCAACGGCCAGCCCGGCGTGCGACGCCGCGCGGATCGCCGGATCGGACGACAGCCGGTAGCGCCAGAAATACACCGAGATCCCGAAATAGAACAGCAGCAGGCAGCCCACGCCGATCGCGCCCATTTCGGCGAGTGTGGAGAAAAAGTCGCTGTGCGCGCGCTCGTTGACGATCTCCGGCTTCACTTCGCCGCGTTTGGCCATCAGGCCCAGTTCGTCGACGAGACGTCCCTTGCCGATCCCGAATATCGGATGATGTTCGAAGATCTGACCCGACGCGTTCCATAGTTGCAGACGCAAGCCGACGGACGTGTATTCCTCGCCCTGATGCATCATCGAGAAGTCCGTGGTTACTTCGGTGATGCGCTTCTGCACGCGCTCGGTGGACAGCAGCGCCCCGGCCACCACGGCAATGGCGAGCGTGGCGACCAGTAGCCGCTTACGGTGCACGAACCAGTGGTATTGCATCCCGAGCAGCACGACGAACACCGGCACCGCGAGCCAGCCTCCGCGCGTGCCGGACAGA comes from the Paraburkholderia sp. PREW-6R genome and includes:
- a CDS encoding glycosyltransferase; protein product: MSDPLRRPLTDLALTAQALKNSGGAERYTRDVIAGLHRMGLRPTLFAREIDRALPEAEWIDAQPLNVSWAPRKLRNLAFDWRLKQRLKRHRPACVFSINHSTHADVALCGGTHPGSLEAAGRAPRRSDEWQIELERRVYRDARSIVAHSQLMSRELQRFYRVPAERIDVLYPPVDTARFRPLSDAARAEVRRQFDLPDDRVIFVFSSTSHERKGYPLLEAFFAQTSLPVCLVVVGRPVPKTSETIRYAGYSKEIEKLFGAADFTVVASAYEPFGLVGVESVMCGTPLVIADNVGSAETVTGAAKIEFSRHSPGSFERAVHAAVERAQSGHARIARPLDSLVYDPSVDAHVAALYRLFTR
- a CDS encoding glycosyltransferase is translated as MLLIAYNQDRQIADAIRSALAQTYQPLEIIISDDASSDGTFAAMQAAIAGYHGPHRVSVRRNSTNQGISAHLSQLAQMAQGELLFVAAGDDMSAPQRCARVVECWLQHGRRPDLIATDLADMDEAGNVHEHMSPTRLDDYRSFDDWHARRPWLVGAAHTWSRRLFERFGPMLPGAAAEDQIMVLRAILSGGAVSLHEPLVRYRRGGLSRKRRYNSVEELIARMRQSNRYGLAELAQLQRDAEIAGIGERMREAMAPKLAREQFIHAMFDARGWGERARLLVGSRDVKLGLRLRMFLYASCPAVYAPGIWLKRIVRKNGR
- the msbA gene encoding lipid A export permease/ATP-binding protein MsbA; translation: MSAKPTLSKPIGTGEASSPSVVFRRLWPYIKPLLWVIVGAVIAMAVSAGTDAAIPALLKPLLDKGFGAHASDKAAWFVPMAVIGLALVRGVSQYASGYLLAYVSNRILLELRLTMFNRMIHTSVAFFQRETASTVINAIVFEVNQILNVLLSVMVTLVRDSLTVIFLLGYLFYLNWRLTLIVAVLLPGIGWLVGKINRRLRRLNREHQLLTNELSYIVEETVGGYKVVKVHNGEQYEIDRFTSMSKRLRGYAMRMTVSGGLAQPLTQFLASIALAVVITIAVVQSSSDQTTVGGFVAFVTSMLLIISPLKHLMDVNQPLQRGMTACELIFGLIDEPSEPEGGGKTLDRARGEVEFRDVTFTYGSNATHKRHTLDQVSFKVAPGEMVALAGPSGGGKTTLVNLLPRFFDPTAGTILVDGVALPEYDLHALRSQVAMVSQDVVLFNDTVANNVAYGQAADAHKVEAALRAANLWDTVEAMPNGIDTLVGDNGMMLSGGQRQRLAIARAIYKDAPILILDEATSALDSESERHVQAALETLMKGRTTLVIAHRLSTIERADRILVMDAGRIVERGSHRELLGQNGLYAHLHRIQFQQNAA
- a CDS encoding O-antigen ligase family protein codes for the protein MIFAPSLVWLSTVLLFLAPAVNLVWRGGTGYCFFAMLALALGAAVVNRRTPGYFSGLRTYRWFTAGMLAFVVTIGVQQLLFGYWMPRQFDALSRFVLALPVFLLLRQLPSRHLRMVGWGCAAGALAVGIWAMTDQPPGGWTDASRLSNSYTNAIPFGDTALLLAFLSVFTLGWDKPRDWRVLAVRLLALVAGGYTSYLSGTRGGWLAVPVFVVLLGMQYHWFVHRKRLLVATLAIAVVAGALLSTERVQKRITEVTTDFSMMHQGEEYTSVGLRLQLWNASGQIFEHHPIFGIGKGRLVDELGLMAKRGEVKPEIVNERAHSDFFSTLAEMGAIGVGCLLLFYFGISVYFWRYRLSSDPAIRAASHAGLAVATSTVIFGLTIDVLVPIMVTVLLSLLVAAFLAVIDARKRELAAARAGVAQATPQTPRVEA